A single genomic interval of Amycolatopsis albispora harbors:
- a CDS encoding 7-cyano-7-deazaguanine synthase — translation MTAVARRFAFTASGRHRTDSDREPLCDADFHDREARLDQGMTMAGPAEPWARDLLQVARAVYLVDKRYVRRTEDGWSRAVDLSVEVAEPERWGAAQLEDLATLLATLTSDTWQVRVVGGAAYRQWFDYEERVSEVALFSGGLDSTSYAAQASAQGNDAGTLLLMGYDDNMRARQQEVWRSVDRVRNRPVKLVQIGQRVLSGPGGELEPSTRTRGLLYTATAVAAASAHGVGQVNAPENGQLAINPPLTPNRLAGLSTRSVHPWTLELTNRVIRGLGGAVEVVNPLLSFTKGEVCGQALEAGLSPEDLARTVSCGDPSSARYSQAPPNCGHCFPCLVRRSGLAWAAGIDRTDYRIELGGIDMRARAAEHLRALARWLASDFGFRDLVADMPFPSSTPIPAVLPMLHRGRRELAAMVDQVIPQNSLLRRTWAPKLVGRAPSTA, via the coding sequence GTGACCGCCGTGGCTCGGCGCTTTGCGTTCACCGCGAGTGGCCGCCATCGCACGGATTCCGATCGCGAGCCGCTGTGTGACGCTGACTTCCATGATCGGGAGGCTCGTCTTGATCAAGGAATGACGATGGCCGGGCCCGCGGAACCCTGGGCGCGCGACCTCCTGCAGGTGGCGCGTGCCGTCTATCTGGTGGACAAGCGCTACGTCCGGCGAACTGAAGACGGCTGGTCGCGCGCGGTCGACCTCTCGGTCGAAGTCGCGGAGCCGGAACGCTGGGGTGCGGCGCAACTGGAGGACCTTGCCACCTTGTTGGCCACGCTGACCAGCGATACCTGGCAGGTTCGCGTGGTGGGAGGTGCCGCCTACCGGCAGTGGTTCGACTACGAAGAGCGCGTTTCGGAGGTAGCCCTCTTCTCCGGGGGCTTGGACTCGACCTCGTATGCAGCTCAAGCTTCGGCGCAGGGAAATGACGCGGGAACGCTGTTGCTCATGGGGTACGACGACAACATGCGAGCCCGGCAGCAGGAGGTCTGGCGGTCCGTCGATCGGGTCCGGAACCGGCCGGTCAAGCTGGTGCAGATCGGCCAACGGGTGCTTTCGGGTCCCGGTGGCGAGCTCGAACCCAGCACGCGCACGCGGGGCCTGCTATACACGGCGACCGCCGTAGCGGCTGCATCGGCGCACGGGGTCGGTCAGGTCAACGCTCCGGAGAACGGGCAGCTCGCGATCAACCCGCCGTTGACCCCGAATCGGTTGGCTGGGCTCTCGACCCGCTCGGTCCACCCGTGGACGCTGGAGCTGACGAACCGAGTGATCCGCGGGCTCGGCGGCGCTGTCGAGGTGGTCAATCCGCTGCTGTCGTTCACCAAGGGTGAGGTGTGCGGCCAGGCCCTGGAAGCAGGGCTCTCACCGGAAGATCTCGCTCGCACAGTCAGCTGTGGCGATCCCAGCAGTGCGCGCTACTCCCAAGCGCCGCCCAACTGTGGCCATTGCTTCCCGTGCCTGGTCCGACGCTCGGGGCTCGCTTGGGCCGCCGGGATCGACCGGACCGACTACCGGATCGAACTGGGTGGCATCGACATGAGAGCGAGGGCAGCGGAACACCTTCGTGCATTGGCTCGCTGGCTGGCCAGCGACTTCGGGTTCCGGGACCTGGTCGCCGACATGCCGTTCCCCAGCTCGACGCCCATACCAGCGGTGTTGCCGATGCTGCACCGCGGGCGACGTGAATTGGCGGCGATGGTTGATCAGGTCATACCCCAGAACAGCCTGCTTCGGCGAACTTGGGCGCCCAAGCTCGTGGGTCGAGCACCCAGTACCGCTTGA